A single Pan troglodytes isolate AG18354 chromosome X, NHGRI_mPanTro3-v2.0_pri, whole genome shotgun sequence DNA region contains:
- the LOC473608 gene encoding histone H3.3A-like produces MARTRWTARKSTGGIAPRKQLATKATCKSAPSTGGVKKPHRYRPGTVALREIRHYQKSTELLIRKLPFQRLVREIAQDFKTDLRFQSAAIGTLQEASEAYLVGLFEDTNLCAIHATRVTIMPKDIQLARHIRGERVSEYTMM; encoded by the coding sequence ATGGCTCGTACAAGGTGGACTGCCCGCAAATCTACCGGTGGTATAGCACCCAGGAAGCAACTGGCTACAAAAGCCACTTGTAAGAGTGCGCCCTCTACTGGAGGGGTGAAGAAACCTCATCGTTACAGACCTGGTACTGTGGCACTCCGTGAAATTAGACATTATCAGAAGTCCACTGAACTTCTGATTCGCAAACTTCCCTTCCAGCGTCTGGTGCGAGAAATCGCTCAGGACTTTAAAACAGATCTGCGCTTCCAGAGCGCAGCTATCGGTACTTTGCAGGAGGCAAGTGAGGCCTATCTAGTTGGCCTTTTTGAAGACACCAACCTGTGTGCTATCCATGCCACACGTGTAACAATTATGCCAAAAGACATCCAGCTAGCACGCCACATACGTGGAGAACGTGTTTCAGAATACACCATGATGTGA